Genomic segment of Polycladomyces abyssicola:
TTCTCGCTTTGATCAAAGAATTGACGATACGTGCCGGCACAATTCGTCGCAACCGCATTCCGATCAATGTGGTCAATCCGACATAAACTCCGGACGCCATCGCACTGATCCACAACATCACGGGTACGAACGTAAACAGGATGGACAAGAAAATAATACCGACCACCACGAGTAAAATGACCAATACGTCGGCACTCATACGTTCATCCTCCGTTTTTTGGTAATGAAAAACGATTTTGACAAATGGGGGTCAAAAAAACAGCGCACCCCACGCTGTAAACCACTTGACCCACGGTGTCTGCTCCATCCATTGGGATGAAATCGCCAAACAGATGGTACGCAATTATTCCTGATCCCGGTTGACCGGAGTTATCGGAAGGGATTCCCAACTCCGGCAACCTCGCATTACAGACCAGCGAAGTGTTTGATCACCGATGGTTTCAGCCACCACGCAGGGTACACTGCCCCGTACATGCTATCATCAAAACTGACAACCGCTGTTCACGGCATCAGCTCAATACTTCCTGCACCAAACGGTTGACCAGTTTTCCGTCCGCACGTCCTTTGACACGCGGCATGATTGCCTTCATCACTTTACCCATGTCAGCTTTGGACGAAGCACCTATTTCCTGCACCACTTCCCGTACCAGCTCGCGCAGTTCCTCTTCACTCAACTGCTCGGGCAGGTACGGTTCGATCACCGTAATTTCCTCCCGCAGTTGCTGAACCAGGTCATCCCGTCCTGCCTCTTCAAACTGTTGCAAGGCGTCTTTACGCTTTTTCAGCTCGCGCATCAGGACTTCGATCACTTCTTCATCGCTCAGCGTATGTTGTCGCTGAATCTCTTCATTTTTGATCTCGGAACGAAGCATACGGATCACGGAAAGCTTGGTCTTTTCTTTGTTTTTCATTGCAGTCTTCATGTCCTGGTTCAACCGTTCCAAAAGGCTCACCTTGACAGCCACCTTTCCTTACTTCCGCTTTTTCCGTGCAGCCTCGGATTTCTTTTTCCGGCGAACACTGGGTTTATCGTAGTGTTCCCGTTTTCTCAACTCGGCCAGCACGCCGTCTTTCGAGCAGGAACGCTTAAACCGGCGCAATGCGTTATCCAGCGATTCGTTTTTGCGCACGCGAACCTCCGCCATGCCTATCCCTCCCCTCCGCGGGTCAGCGAGCCGCCCAAACGAAAGCGGCCGGGGTAAAACAAAGTTGACCACCACCAAGCGGTGACCGATTTCCCCGCGAAGGGAAAGTCCGCACCTGCCGGTTCTCGCTGTCAACCTGCCCCCATGCAGCCCGTAGGATGCCTACCGGCCTGAAAAAGACCAGTTTGATGTTGCAGAGTCAGCCTTCATTATACATTAGCAGAAAAAGGCATGTCAAAGACCTTGGATTGCTACATCAACCCGGAGGCCATGTCAGTTGCCGGCCGCCGATCAGATGGAAATGAAGGTGAAAAACGGTTTGGCCACCTTCTTTCCCATAGTTGTTTACCACACGAAATCCCTTTTCCGACAATCCCAGCTCCTTGGCCAGCTTGGAAGCCACCGTGAACAAATGACCCAACACAGCCGGGTCGCGATCCGCCGCTTCGATCACGTCGGAGTGATGCTCCTTGGGAATCAACAGAACATGTACTGGTGCGACAGGATTGATATCCTTAAACGCCAGCACACGGTCGTCCTCATACACTTTTTCGGACGGGATCTCTCCCTTGACGATACCGCAAAACAGACAATCGGCCACGCATGACCCTCCTTGTCCTTCTGATGGCCACATTATACCAAGAAAATGCCCTTAGACAAAAGGTGTTTGAAACGATTTATAAGTGAGCAGGAAAACACAGGCCTTAGGGTTGGGGTGACAGCGACATGTCAGATGAAAACGAGAAGCCCACGACGACCAAAGGGAGTGCTATGTGAGGCCAGTCACCGAGTCCCGGCACTAAATAAAGAACACACGCATAGGATACAACGATCGCCCACCGGAAGAAAGGAGGGAAATCGACATGACCCGCGACAAACAAACAGATAACCAGTTGCGGCGCCTGATCCGCAAAATGGTAAAGGAAGAGCTGGAAAAAATGTTCCCCAAGGACCTTTCTGCTCCACCAAACCCCTTTGACGATCCGGCTTTTGACCATGATTACCCTTCCCCCCCTCCATCAACCCGCTCCCTCAAAAAAGCGGGCAACCCACCACCCTGGGCGGTATTCGGCTCTCCTCAGCTCGATCCGGAACGCCATCCCGAACAGGGGAAACGGCCCATGCCGCCACCGGAATGGCCAGTCCCCTTCTCTCCCGGTAGGGAACCGGGAATGGAGCCACCCCCGTTCATCCCGAAACGAAACAAACAACGTTGACCAGACCTGCGCTCACAAACAATCAAAGCCCTGATGGGGCTTTTTTCTTTTGGACTCATGCCTGTCTCCGCTTGGCCATATATTGGAATCAAGGGCGGGGAGGGGGAGCCATGCGCGAATTGTTGATCCCTTTTGCAACAGGGTTGACGATTTTTCTGTTCGGTTTGCAACTGATCCGTTTCGGATTGGAAACGATGGCTGGTCGGCATTTGCAATCGGTGTTGTTGCGATTTACCAAAACACCGTTTCGCAGTTTTATGACCGGGATTGTTGCCACCGGTTTCTTGCAGAGCAGCAGTGCAGTTACCGTACTGACGATCGGGTTCGTCAATGCCGGATTGATGAATTTTACGCAAACGGTGGGTTTGATTTTGGGCACCAATATCGGCACTACCGTCACAACCGAAATACTGGCTCTGAAAATTGAGGATTTCGCCTTGCCGATGATTGTCTCCGGTGCTGCCATCTGGCTGTTGCCATGGAAACGGTTCGCGTGGATTGGCGTGGTCATCAGCGGGTTCGGCTGTATTTTTCTCGGAATGAACATCATGCAATGGCTGGCCGTACCACTAAAAGAGCAGGGATGGATGACGTGGCTGCTCAGCCGTGGAGATGCTGTACAAACCGGTCTTACAGCCGGCATATTGATGACGGCAGTCATTCAGAGCAGCAGTGCCACCATCGCGATGACCATGGGCTTTTTTGCATCAGGCCTGATTTCCCTTCCCTTTGCCGTGGCCGTCGTGTTGGGGAGTAATGTGGGCACATGTGTTACCGGGTTATTGGCCGTGATCGGTGCCAACCGAGCCGCGAAGCAAGTGGCGGTGGCCCACTTGTTGCTGAATGTGGGCGGAATGTTGCTGTTCTCACCGTTTATCTCCGCATTTGCGGACTGGGTGGCGACGTTGTCCGCCAATCCTGCAACGCAAGTGGCGCACGCTCAAACCTTGTTTAACATCATCTGTTCATTGATCATGCTTCCCTTCACCAGCACATATGCTCGGTTTATTACCAGACTGGTGCCATCGAGGGAGTTGCGTACTTGACATTACACACGGCTGAAGCGTGTCACGGAAATTTCCGGTGCCGTATTCTTTCAGGTGGGTGCATCGGTAACCATCGCACCAATACAAAAAAGCCGCCTATGCAGGCGGGCTTTTTGGTTCCGATCCTCAGGCCGGAGTTGCAGATCCATCAATACCCTTGCGTTCCCCGGGCACCGGTGACGATGGCAACACTGGCACTTGCCCCGATCCGGTTCGCTCCGGCTTCGATCATTTTGCGAGCGGTTTCCGCATCACGCACTCCACCGGAGGCTTTCACTCCCATGTCGGGTCCCACCGTCTCCCGCATCAGCCGGACGGCCGCTTCGGTGGCTCCACCGTATCCAAATCCAGTCGACGTCTTGACAAAGTGTGCCCCCGCCTCCTTGGCCAGTGTGGACGCGATACGAATTTCATCGTCATTCAGCAGGCCTGTCTCCAGGATCACTTTGACCGTTTTTCCACCGGCCGCTTCCACCACAGCCGCGATATCTTCCCGAACAAGCGTGTGATCCCCTGATTTGAGCGCGCCGATATTCATCACCATATCAATTTCATCGGCACCGTTTTCAATGGCGTTCCGGGTTTCGAACGCTTTGGTCTCCTTGGTAGTCGCACCCAACGGAAAGCCGACCACCGTACATACTTTGACATCGGAACCCTTCAACCACTCGGCCGCCCGGGCCACCCAAACCGGGTTGACGCAAACGGAAGCAAAGCCATACTCCTCGGCTTCCCGACACAGTTTTTCGATTTGCGATGCTGTTGCATCCGGTTTCAGCAACGTATGATCGATCATGCTGGCAATGGTTTTCAAGTCCATTCTTCCTCTTCCTTTCCTTGCTCAATCAAACGACAATGCCCAAGCATTGAAACGCTTTTTTCAATACAGATCGATTATTGTCATATCCTTCTCGTTCATGCAACTTCCAAGCCTCTTCTGCACTCAACCACCGCACTGTGTTGATTTCCGACAATTGCGGGACGGCTTGATCCGTTTCAGCTTGTACGAGATAATAGTGGACTTCTTTTTGCACATTCCCTTTGTCGGGGTGAAAATATGTGTAAGATACCGATTCCAGCGGCTGCTCAATCCGGCCGCGAATCCCTGTCTCTTCCTCAATCTCCCTCAGTGCCGTTTCCTCGTGCGTCTCCCCGGGTTCCTGCTTGCCTTTGGGCAGTGTCCAATGTGCATACCGGTCCTCAATCAATAAAATTTCCACGCCATTTGCCGTCCGCCGGTACACTACACCGCCGGCTGATATCTCTTTCAATTGGCACACACCCCTTTGGCCCGTTGTCCTAGGCGGCACAAGTTCACACGTTCGTGATGATAGCATACCACAAACAGCATGGGCAAGGGAAAAGGAAACAGGGAAGTTCAGGTTAGGTCCCTCCGAAATACCCAACTGGTACGGATATAACCCATTTTCCCCTCGTAAAACCGGTGTGCATCCAGACGTTGCACGCTGGATGTCAGTTCCACTCTTTCACACCCATTCGCTCGGGCCCACGACTCCAGATGGGTGAGCAACATTGCTCCATATCCCTTGGATCGTTGTTGGGAATCCGTCACCAGATCATAGACAAACAAGTGTCGTCCATTGTAGAAATTGTGACGAATCCCTACACCGGCCAGCGCCATCCACTCTCCGTCCCGGGCCAGTCCAAACAGCCGGTACCCTTCCTTTCGCATGGCATGCAACAGGTCCACATATTTCTCCTCGGTGAGACCGTTCCTAAGTTGACGTATGAGCGGAAAAGCGGATCGGAAGTCTTCTTCAGTCGTTAATTCTTGAATCGTATGTCCACCTCCCGGTTCTTCCCGATACACAGACGGACTGTGCCACAGCGCCAAAAGATTCCCGTACCATGGCATCAATTTTTCCGCTTCATCGAGGTCTCTCCACTCTATGCGCTGAATCTCAGGATCTTCGGTTGCCATCTTGCCGCCCACTACACGACCGCGAAAGGTGAAAAACACCACATGATCGGATGACATCCGTTCGGTAATCTGCACCACATGATCCACTTCTACGTCATAACCAGTTTCTTCCTTCGTTTCCCGTATCGCCGCCTCGCGCAGCGTCTCCCCCTCTTCCCGTTTACCGCCCGGGAGACTCCAGAGCGCCTCGTTCTGCACCATCAACACCCGTTTTTGCTCCTCATCTACAATCAGTACGGAAACCACGTCGATTCGTTCCACGTTATTCACTCCATTACGTAAAAGGGTAACGACCTTTTCGTAACAAAATGAGTGATAATTGTCAATAGTGATACCAAACGGAATCTAAAAAACGACCCCAAATGGGGTCGCGAGATTGTTGCAAAGTGTTAGAGCGTTTATGCTTCGATTTCC
This window contains:
- a CDS encoding GatB/YqeY domain-containing protein; its protein translation is MSLLERLNQDMKTAMKNKEKTKLSVIRMLRSEIKNEEIQRQHTLSDEEVIEVLMRELKKRKDALQQFEEAGRDDLVQQLREEITVIEPYLPEQLSEEELRELVREVVQEIGASSKADMGKVMKAIMPRVKGRADGKLVNRLVQEVLS
- the rpsU gene encoding 30S ribosomal protein S21 — encoded protein: MAEVRVRKNESLDNALRRFKRSCSKDGVLAELRKREHYDKPSVRRKKKSEAARKKRK
- a CDS encoding histidine triad nucleotide-binding protein codes for the protein MADCLFCGIVKGEIPSEKVYEDDRVLAFKDINPVAPVHVLLIPKEHHSDVIEAADRDPAVLGHLFTVASKLAKELGLSEKGFRVVNNYGKEGGQTVFHLHFHLIGGRQLTWPPG
- a CDS encoding Na/Pi cotransporter family protein; its protein translation is MRELLIPFATGLTIFLFGLQLIRFGLETMAGRHLQSVLLRFTKTPFRSFMTGIVATGFLQSSSAVTVLTIGFVNAGLMNFTQTVGLILGTNIGTTVTTEILALKIEDFALPMIVSGAAIWLLPWKRFAWIGVVISGFGCIFLGMNIMQWLAVPLKEQGWMTWLLSRGDAVQTGLTAGILMTAVIQSSSATIAMTMGFFASGLISLPFAVAVVLGSNVGTCVTGLLAVIGANRAAKQVAVAHLLLNVGGMLLFSPFISAFADWVATLSANPATQVAHAQTLFNIICSLIMLPFTSTYARFITRLVPSRELRT
- the deoC gene encoding deoxyribose-phosphate aldolase; translated protein: MDLKTIASMIDHTLLKPDATASQIEKLCREAEEYGFASVCVNPVWVARAAEWLKGSDVKVCTVVGFPLGATTKETKAFETRNAIENGADEIDMVMNIGALKSGDHTLVREDIAAVVEAAGGKTVKVILETGLLNDDEIRIASTLAKEAGAHFVKTSTGFGYGGATEAAVRLMRETVGPDMGVKASGGVRDAETARKMIEAGANRIGASASVAIVTGARGTQGY
- a CDS encoding NUDIX hydrolase; the encoded protein is MCQLKEISAGGVVYRRTANGVEILLIEDRYAHWTLPKGKQEPGETHEETALREIEEETGIRGRIEQPLESVSYTYFHPDKGNVQKEVHYYLVQAETDQAVPQLSEINTVRWLSAEEAWKLHEREGYDNNRSVLKKAFQCLGIVV
- a CDS encoding GNAT family N-acetyltransferase; this translates as MERIDVVSVLIVDEEQKRVLMVQNEALWSLPGGKREEGETLREAAIRETKEETGYDVEVDHVVQITERMSSDHVVFFTFRGRVVGGKMATEDPEIQRIEWRDLDEAEKLMPWYGNLLALWHSPSVYREEPGGGHTIQELTTEEDFRSAFPLIRQLRNGLTEEKYVDLLHAMRKEGYRLFGLARDGEWMALAGVGIRHNFYNGRHLFVYDLVTDSQQRSKGYGAMLLTHLESWARANGCERVELTSSVQRLDAHRFYEGKMGYIRTSWVFRRDLT